From Alkalibacter saccharofermentans DSM 14828, the proteins below share one genomic window:
- a CDS encoding 2-oxoacid:acceptor oxidoreductase subunit alpha: MKQSITLVFSGEAGQGLQTIEDFLVNAVSSSHHVFSCSDVMSRVRGGNNTVEIRVSDAPVGAYKDEIDIIFLLNDHSFARLSKRTGKHTVVVGEKDYSNKDGLEGADLTYRAYPFEEMAKEAGGKLFLNTVLFGFAAGMMDLKKEECLKLISDKFEDKGEKVIKQNHSAFNIGFENGIDFVIEEKIAPAGDLKKSYKVLNGTQAVGIGCLGGGCNFVSAYPMSPSTALLEYLANKGVEFDVFVEQAEDEIAALNMVIGAWYAGARAIATTSGGGFSLMEEAMSLSGITETPCVVHIAQRPGPATGLPTRTEQADLFQAVHAGHGEYPKVVLAPGTLEDGVVIGQRAFYLADKYQVPAIILTDQFYLESFGQMKRFELDGKYLDSFVEETEEDYKRYDLSKGPLSPRGIPAQGKGMVKVDSDEHDESGYITEDFSVRVAMHEKRLSKKELILEDYIEPAFIGPDEYNTLIVGWGSTFGVIKEYVESGAHEDMAFLSIKQLYPLDPSIKEYFDRADKVIAIENNASGQLANLLKLELDINADHKILKYNGQPFSIEEIESRVEEVLK; the protein is encoded by the coding sequence ATGAAACAGTCCATAACGTTGGTTTTTTCAGGGGAAGCGGGCCAAGGGCTTCAAACCATTGAAGACTTTTTGGTAAACGCGGTTTCATCATCCCACCATGTATTTTCATGTAGTGATGTGATGAGCAGAGTTAGAGGTGGAAACAATACAGTTGAAATTAGAGTGTCGGACGCTCCTGTTGGCGCGTATAAAGACGAGATCGACATCATATTTTTGCTTAATGACCACTCTTTTGCGAGGCTTTCAAAGCGTACTGGCAAGCATACAGTGGTAGTGGGTGAAAAGGATTACAGCAATAAAGACGGACTGGAAGGAGCAGACCTGACATATAGAGCTTACCCTTTTGAAGAGATGGCTAAAGAAGCTGGTGGCAAGCTGTTTTTAAATACGGTTTTATTCGGATTTGCCGCAGGAATGATGGATCTTAAAAAAGAAGAATGCCTGAAATTAATAAGTGACAAGTTTGAAGATAAAGGGGAAAAAGTAATCAAGCAAAACCATAGTGCGTTTAATATTGGGTTTGAAAATGGAATTGATTTTGTCATCGAGGAAAAAATTGCACCTGCAGGGGATCTTAAGAAAAGCTATAAGGTGCTTAACGGCACCCAGGCTGTAGGAATAGGCTGTCTTGGTGGAGGGTGTAATTTTGTCAGTGCTTACCCGATGTCACCGTCAACAGCGCTGCTTGAGTATCTAGCTAACAAAGGTGTGGAATTTGACGTTTTCGTCGAGCAGGCTGAGGATGAAATAGCGGCGCTGAATATGGTAATTGGGGCATGGTATGCAGGAGCCAGAGCGATAGCGACGACATCAGGGGGAGGGTTTTCTCTTATGGAAGAGGCAATGAGCCTCTCTGGCATAACTGAGACCCCTTGCGTTGTTCATATAGCCCAAAGACCGGGGCCAGCAACGGGACTTCCTACAAGAACAGAACAGGCAGATTTATTTCAAGCTGTGCATGCAGGTCACGGAGAATACCCTAAAGTGGTATTGGCTCCGGGAACCCTCGAGGACGGAGTTGTGATTGGGCAGAGGGCATTTTATCTGGCTGATAAGTATCAGGTTCCTGCAATTATACTCACCGATCAGTTTTATCTCGAATCCTTCGGTCAGATGAAAAGGTTTGAACTGGATGGAAAATACCTAGATTCTTTTGTGGAGGAAACAGAAGAGGATTACAAGCGATATGACCTTTCGAAAGGTCCGTTGTCTCCTCGTGGAATTCCTGCCCAGGGAAAAGGGATGGTAAAGGTGGATAGCGATGAGCATGACGAATCCGGGTATATTACCGAGGATTTTAGCGTTAGAGTGGCAATGCACGAAAAGAGGCTTTCAAAAAAAGAGCTTATACTCGAAGATTACATTGAACCGGCATTCATAGGACCAGACGAATATAATACCTTGATTGTAGGATGGGGATCCACATTCGGCGTTATAAAGGAATATGTCGAAAGTGGGGCACATGAGGATATGGCGTTTTTATCAATAAAGCAGCTGTATCCTCTAGATCCTTCGATTAAAGAGTATTTTGACAGAGCTGATAAAGTAATTGCGATCGAAAACAATGCTTCGGGACAGCTTGCCAACCTCCTTAAATTGGAGCTTGACATAAATGCAGATCACAAAATACTAAAATACAACGGTCAGCCATTTTCCATTGAAGAAATTGAAAGCCGTGTTGAGGAGGTGCTCAAATGA
- a CDS encoding thiamine pyrophosphate-dependent enzyme, with amino-acid sequence MKNFEMDGNLDIAWCPGCGNFPIRECLIGALQELKIDPTKVVMTSGIGQAAKMPQYVNVNYFNGLHGRGLPVAVAVKAANPRLTVIAEGGDGDMYGEGGNHFLHNVRRNPDITHIVHNNMVYGLTKGQASPTSKKEFTTPIQVSGVVNEPFNPLATAIVLGATFVARVFSADKEMVKDTIKAAINHKGYALVDIFHPCVSFNKVNNYSWYKNNTYYLDEGYDKSKVENALMTALKTEKHALGVIYQSEGKPSFEELSNVYAKDKTPVIERKRDINKVNDLIKE; translated from the coding sequence ATGAAAAACTTTGAAATGGATGGTAATCTGGACATAGCCTGGTGTCCCGGATGTGGAAACTTTCCCATTAGGGAGTGCTTGATAGGAGCTCTGCAGGAACTGAAGATAGATCCAACAAAAGTGGTGATGACCTCAGGCATAGGACAAGCTGCAAAAATGCCTCAGTATGTAAACGTGAATTATTTCAATGGGCTCCATGGAAGGGGGCTTCCGGTGGCCGTTGCAGTAAAAGCGGCAAATCCTAGGCTGACTGTAATTGCCGAAGGTGGCGACGGCGACATGTATGGCGAAGGCGGAAATCACTTTCTCCACAACGTGAGGAGAAATCCGGACATAACCCATATCGTACACAATAATATGGTTTACGGTCTGACGAAAGGTCAGGCATCGCCTACAAGCAAGAAGGAATTTACTACCCCTATTCAAGTGTCGGGAGTCGTAAACGAACCATTTAATCCCTTGGCGACGGCGATAGTTTTAGGGGCGACGTTCGTAGCCAGAGTCTTCTCAGCCGACAAGGAAATGGTGAAGGATACGATCAAGGCTGCTATTAACCATAAAGGCTATGCCTTGGTGGATATTTTCCATCCCTGCGTCAGCTTCAATAAGGTCAATAATTATTCTTGGTATAAAAACAATACTTACTACCTGGATGAAGGTTACGACAAGTCCAAGGTGGAAAATGCGCTGATGACCGCCTTGAAAACTGAAAAACATGCCTTGGGGGTAATTTATCAGAGCGAAGGCAAGCCCTCCTTTGAAGAACTGTCGAATGTGTATGCAAAGGATAAGACTCCTGTGATTGAGAGGAAAAGAGATATAAATAAGGTTAACGATCTTATTAAAGAATAA
- the glpK gene encoding glycerol kinase GlpK, with product MKDYILSLDQGTTSSRAILFNKEGAIVGTAQSEFTQFYPKAGWVEHDAMEIWGSQSGVARQVLDKTGISPAEVAAIGITNQRETTIVWDRTTGKPVYNAIVWQCRRTADICDELKEKGWEAKIREKTGLVIDAYFSGTKVKWILDNVEGARERAENGELLFGTVDSWLIWNLTKGKVHVTDYSNASRTMLYNIKTLEWDEEILGELDIPKSMLPQVRPSSEVYGYTDPNTFGGAQIPIAGDAGDQQAALFGQACFEPGMAKNTYGTGCFMLMNTGDKPVESLNGLLTTIAWGIDGKITYALEGSIFIAGAAIQWLRDELRIVYDSAQSEYYANLVEDTNGVYVVPAFTGLGAPYWDMYARGSIMGLTRGVKREHLVRATLESIAYQSKDVLMAMEEDSNIKLKALKVDGGASANNFLMSFQADMLCVPVKRPKILETTALGAAYLAGLAVGFWKDQNEIMKKWKLDRDFTNCMEDEKREKLYRGWIKAVKRAMEWEKED from the coding sequence ATGAAGGATTATATTTTATCACTTGATCAGGGGACTACAAGTTCAAGGGCAATACTTTTTAACAAAGAGGGGGCAATAGTGGGCACGGCGCAAAGTGAGTTTACCCAGTTTTATCCAAAGGCTGGATGGGTGGAGCACGATGCCATGGAAATTTGGGGTAGTCAAAGCGGAGTGGCAAGACAAGTTCTTGATAAGACGGGCATAAGTCCTGCTGAAGTAGCAGCTATTGGAATCACCAATCAGCGTGAAACCACTATAGTATGGGATCGCACGACAGGTAAGCCAGTATACAACGCCATAGTATGGCAATGCAGAAGAACAGCAGATATATGTGATGAATTAAAGGAAAAAGGCTGGGAAGCTAAAATTAGAGAGAAAACCGGTCTTGTTATAGACGCATACTTTTCGGGGACCAAGGTGAAGTGGATACTTGACAATGTGGAGGGAGCCAGAGAAAGAGCTGAAAATGGAGAATTGTTATTTGGAACAGTGGACAGCTGGCTGATATGGAACCTGACAAAAGGAAAGGTCCATGTAACGGATTACTCTAACGCCTCAAGGACAATGCTATATAATATAAAGACACTAGAGTGGGATGAAGAAATACTTGGGGAATTGGACATACCAAAATCCATGTTGCCACAGGTCAGGCCATCAAGCGAAGTATATGGATATACAGATCCCAACACTTTCGGAGGTGCTCAAATACCAATTGCAGGCGACGCAGGCGATCAACAGGCGGCATTATTCGGACAAGCCTGTTTTGAACCGGGGATGGCTAAAAACACTTATGGCACGGGATGCTTCATGCTGATGAACACGGGTGACAAGCCTGTGGAGTCGTTAAATGGACTTCTTACGACAATTGCTTGGGGGATAGACGGAAAGATCACCTACGCACTAGAGGGGAGCATATTTATAGCAGGAGCCGCGATTCAGTGGTTAAGAGACGAGCTTAGAATAGTGTATGACTCGGCGCAATCAGAATACTATGCAAATTTAGTTGAAGACACCAACGGTGTCTATGTGGTGCCTGCCTTTACCGGACTTGGAGCCCCATACTGGGACATGTATGCAAGGGGCTCGATTATGGGACTTACCAGAGGTGTCAAAAGAGAACATCTAGTAAGAGCGACATTGGAATCGATAGCATATCAAAGCAAGGATGTGCTAATGGCTATGGAAGAAGATTCTAATATAAAGTTAAAAGCGTTAAAGGTAGATGGAGGAGCTTCCGCCAATAACTTCTTGATGTCATTTCAAGCTGATATGCTCTGTGTTCCTGTAAAAAGACCTAAGATATTGGAAACGACCGCACTTGGCGCTGCCTACCTCGCAGGACTTGCCGTAGGTTTTTGGAAAGACCAAAATGAAATTATGAAGAAATGGAAGCTTGATCGTGATTTTACAAACTGCATGGAGGATGAAAAGAGAGAAAAGCTTTACCGTGGTTGGATAAAGGCTGTAAAAAGAGCAATGGAATGGGAAAAGGAAGATTGA